A single region of the Rhipicephalus microplus isolate Deutch F79 chromosome 10, USDA_Rmic, whole genome shotgun sequence genome encodes:
- the LOC142774879 gene encoding acetylcholinesterase-like, with product MATTAEGDRRLRDLTAQLYDGQYLSALGDLVVVVPNYRVGALGFLSGPSAGALPGNAGLYDQRLALSWTLNNIENFGGNASRVVLAGHDSGAASLGYHLFRGDAGLFTRNVARYILQGGGPFNRYKDDGTEGAHLLATNLQCGSDLSAPTTLRCLQNSHVDAVARSPIASRFAPLLNRTPVARGMSNSADKRKVVGPQGKQFLLGRVVREGVYPWYVEHMRTGSSEPLHLATRLIGRKALEQWQTATGVTLRPFDGDTLYQQAVGDVLV from the exons ATGGCGACAACGGCTGAAGGCGACCGTCGTTTGCGTGACTTAACTGCGCAGCTCTACGACGGCCAGTACCTGTCCGCTCTGGGCGACCTGGTGGTCGTCGTTCCCAACTACCGTGTCGGAGCGCTGGGATTCCTCAGCGGGCCGTCTGCCGGGGCGCTTCCGGGCAACGCCGGTCTCTACGACCAGCGGCTCGCGCTGTCCTGGACGCTGAACAACATCGAGAACTTCGGCGGCAACGCGTCCCGCGTGGTGCTGGCGGGTCACGACTCCGGCGCTGCGTCCCTGGGCTACCACCTCTTCCGCGGGGACGCCGGCCTCTTTACGCGCAACGTGGCCCGCTACATTCTGCAGGGCGGGGGACCCTTCAACAG GTACAAGGACGACGGCACGGAAGGCGCCCACCTTCTGGCGACCAACCTGCAGTGCGGCAGCGACTTGTCGGCACCGACAACCCTGCGATGCCTGCAGAACTCCCACGTGGACGCCGTGGCGCGAAGCCCCATCGCGTCCAGGTTCGCGCCGCTTCTCAACCGGACTCCTGTTGCTCGCGGGATGTCGAACAGCGCAGACAAACGCAAG GTGGTGGGTCCCCAGGGCAAGCAGTTCTTGCTGGGCCGTGTGGTGCGCGAGGGAGTCTACCCCTGGTACGTCGAGCACATGCGAACGGGATCCAGCGAGCCGCTTCACTTGGCCACCCGTCTTATCGGCCGCAAAGCGCTCGAGCAGTGGCAGACTGCCACGGGAGTGACACTGCGGCCGTTTGACGGGGACACACTGTACCAGCAGGCCGTCGGAGACGTCTTGGTATAA
- the LOC119180879 gene encoding uncharacterized protein LOC119180879, with product MTNLNRSDHAFPTRFQLQTGGANDVSSRISSVFDSLNSLEAKHQAWERSHKEDACSEQSYLKEDPEDDVATKPSSTSDGVFKRPWLSAPCGPRKRPRGASGSGVDRFGSSASTTPDYKVHPERWTCYSLDSVPDEDMSEASNKAAALDYLRERRLRREQQSRDDPAAGIEVDSGGDAPARGKHTFQKRSSSDDADMEDATAETPPRRIGTGKLVMPECVVGVKPSGGKKACAGGRERSTSLPAGSSSSLISFDCADFDDDHDELDVDDEDVPTEVADKAAERVALKKGRVLRARTDDEDD from the coding sequence ATGACTAACCTGAACCGGAGCGATCACGCCTTCCCGACGCGCTTCCAGCTCCAGACCGGCGGCGCCAATGACGTGTCGAGTCGAATAAGCTCGGTGTTCGACTCGCTGAACAGTCTCGAAGCCAAGCACCAGGCTTGGGAGCGCTCTCACAAGGAGGACGCTTGTTCGGAGCAGTCGTACCTCAAGGAAGACCCGGAGGATGACGTCGCAACCAAGCCGTCGTCTACTTCGGACGGCGTCTTCAAGAGACCCTGGTTGTCGGCGCCGTGCGGTCCGCGCAAGCGCCCGCGCGGCGCTTCCGGGTCCGGAGTCGACCGCTTCGGTTCTTCGGCCAGCACCACTCCCGATTACAAAGTCCACCCCGAGAGATGGACGTGCTACAGTTTGGACAGCGTGCCCGACGAAGACATGTCCGAGGCGAGCAACAAGGCTGCCGCCTTGGACTACCTGCGCGAGAGACGACTTCGGAGAGAACAACAGTCGCGGGACGACCCAGCAGCCGGGATCGAAGTCGATTCCGGAGGGGACGCGCCCGCAAGGGGTAAGCACACGTTTCAGAAGCGCTCTTCTTCTGACGACGCCGACATGGAAGACGCGACCGCCGAAACACCGCCGCGTCGAATCGGAACCGGCAAGTTGGTGATGCCGGAATGCGTCGTTGGGGTGAAGCCCAGTGGCGGCAAGAAGGCCTGTGCTGGCGGGCGTGAGAGGAGCACCTCTTTGCCGGCCGGCTCCTCGAGCTCACTCATCAGTTTCGACTGCGCGGACTTCGACGACGACCACGACGAGCTGGACGTTGACGACGAAGATGTACCGACCGAAGTTGCTGACAAGGCTGCAGAGCGCGTGGCTCTAAAGAAAGGCCGTGTATTACGCGCCAGGACCGATGACGAGGATGACTGA
- the LOC119181844 gene encoding acetylcholinesterase: MSDLAELLQALENRVYVYVLGYRPRYSSWPDVTEAVRFEDMHLVFGMPFRPGVPSSELDKQWSRTMINVWSTFAHTGKAPALDDSRWPVYDPLQPSYMKLGAHGVSMERDTQRPRCDFLRSHRNPH; encoded by the exons ATGTCTGACCTGGCCGAGCTCCTGCAAGCCTTGGAAAACCGCGTGTACGTCTACGTGCTCGGCTACCGGCCCAGGTACTCGAGCTGGCCAGACGTGACCGAGGCTGTCCGCTTCGAGGACATGCATCTGGTGTTCGGCATGCCATTCAGGCCCGGCGTGCCTTCGAGCGAGCTCGACAAGCAGTGGTCCCGCACCATGATAAATGTGTGGTCCACTTTCGCGCACACTGG CAAAGCGCCTGCGCTGGACGATTCGCGGTGGCCAGTATACGACCCTCTGCAGCCCTCCTACATGAAGCTGGGTGCACACGGCGTAAGCATGGAGCGCGACACCCAACGGCCGCGCTGCGACTTTCTGAGAAGCCACCGCAACCCGCACTAA
- the LOC142774878 gene encoding uncharacterized protein LOC142774878 produces the protein MDNTTSSYETASSTLVSRKVKRKRSGRARDEEIAAVMELIECIERDDAANKSEHAQRRFPDEATAERPPGHPPAHPPKQGSGTAPAGKDASPPEPQHWYKSREEAPKPPSTRPEAKKGTRWASRSKYLWPTATFRSDAPERDKPTVTAEAKDADWKSDAAAGAPTTPRAVNLGAHDTKAFGSPKAQNEGEPKYPEASGGPKSLSREEHKYPKASGTTKAPDSEEPTDPKAYGTPAQYWAEPKDPKAPLSTTAQNSEEPTYNTPKAQNEAEHEDKPHDVKLADRPKAEKEGEAKKEIHDLKSSDVLKSDDKKPVEEKPVQKHVVSSPRVQPHAGEDRGAPDATLKDHPAKRERISKLYCAWITMILVALFAVTLALAMAALGFVERERNRDHPVLKGKFGAARGRRIVITDQGNEYPVYAFLGIPFAKPPLGTLRFKPPIPLDDEEDEAMKPQDRQVKRPPCPQQDFYLGMQNVSTTNASEDCLHLNIWAPPSTCDPWPQPNAQGDCKLRTVLLFLYGAAFQNGANSFEARAVSDLFDNTLRDFRELSQMRTVLGD, from the exons ATGGACAACACAACAAGCTCGTACGAGACGGCGTCCAGCACGCTGGTTTCAAGAAAGGTCAAGCGCAAGAGAAGCGGCAGGGCTCGGGACGAAGAGATCGCTGCGGTGATGGAGCTCATCGAGTGCATCGAAAGGG ATGACGCTGCGAACAAGAGCGAACATGCTCAGCGAAGGTTCCCAGACGAGGCCACGGCGGAAAGGCCACCAGGACATCCGCCTGCCCATCCCCCTAAGCAAGGCTCGGGGACAGCACCGGCTGGCAAGGACGCTTCGCCGCCAGAACCACAACACTGGTACAAGTCCAGGGAGGAGGCACCCAAACCACCCAGCACAAGACCCGAAGCCAAGAAAG GCACAAGATGGGCAAGCCGTAGCAAGTACCTATGGCCGACGGCTACATTCCGGAGCGATGCCCCGGAAAGAGACAAGCCTACGGTTACTGCAGAGGCCAAAGATGCCGATTGGAAAAG CGACGCAGCTGCCGGAGCCCCGACAACACCACGGGCAGTCAACCTAGGTGCCCACGACACTAAGGCGTTCGGCAGCCCTAAAGCTCAGAACGAGGGAGAACCCAAGTACCCCGAAGCGTCCGGCGGTCCTAAGTCTCTGAGCAGGGAAGAGCACAAGTACCCAAAAGCGTCCGGTACTACTAAGGCTCCAGACAGCGAAGAGCCTACGGACCCCAAAGCGTACGGCACTCCGGCTCAGTACTGGGCAGAGCCCAAGGACCCCAAAGCACCCCTTAGTACTACTGCTCAAAACAGCGAAGAGCCCACGTACAACACTCCTAAGGCTCAGAACGAAGCAGAACACGAGGACAAGCCACACGACGTTAAGTTAGCCGACCGTCCGAAGGCCGAAAAAGAAGGCGAAGCCAAGAAGGAAATTCATGACCTTAAGTCATCCGACGTTCTGAAGAGCGATGACAAGAAACCAGTCGAAGAGAAACCGGTGCAGAAGCATGTTGTGTCGTCCCCACGTGTTCAGCCGCACGCAGGCGAGGACCGCGGGGCCCCGGATGCGACGCTGAAGGATCATCCCGCTAAGCGTGAACG AATTTCCAAGTTGTACTGTGCATGGATAACCATGATTCTCGTGGCTTTGTTCGCGGTGACGCTGGCCCTGGCGATGGCTGCATTGGGCTTTGTGGAGCGCGAGCGGAACCGCGATCATCCCGTCCTCAAGGGAAAGTTCGGTGCCGCGCGAGGCAGGCGCATCGTGATCACCGACCAAGGGAACGAGTACCCCGTCTACGCCTTCCTGGGGATACCGTTCGCCAAGCCGCCACTGGGGACGCTGCGTTTCAAGCCACCCATACCTCTGGACGATGAG GAGGATGAGGCCATGAAGccccaagacaggcaagtgaagCGTCCACCCTGCCCGCAGCAGGACTTCTACCTGGGCATGCAGAACGTCAGCACCACCAACGCCAGCGAAGACTGTCTGCATCTGAACATCTGGGCGCCTCCCAGTACTTGCGACCCGTGGCCTCAGCCCAATGCGCAAGGCGACTGCAAGCTGCGAACAGTCCTCTTATTTCTCTACGGGGCTGCCTTCCAAAACGGCGCGAACAGCTTCGAGGCACGTGCGGTGTCAGACTTATTTGACAATACTTTACGTGATTTTAGGGAACTTTCACAGATGCGTACAGTGCTCGGCGATTGA